The proteins below come from a single Gossypium raimondii isolate GPD5lz chromosome 2, ASM2569854v1, whole genome shotgun sequence genomic window:
- the LOC105788327 gene encoding phosphatidylinositol 4-phosphate 5-kinase 4, which translates to MNKEQSGVLKAWEATVRKTHAAKKRANSIFGTITMANATDDDLENNNDKSDNISGEPYLVEKILPNGDYYTGQWYDNFPEGQGKYLWTDGCMYLGEWHRGKTMGKGRFSWPSGATYEGEFKSGYIDGIGIYTGPSGDTYKGQWVMNFKHGHGIRFYPNGDWYDGEWRRGLQEGLGKYQWQNENHYIGEWKNGMICGTGTFVWSNENKYDGQWEDGMPKGNGTYYWSDGSFYVGNWSKDPDEQNGTYYPSESSQAANLEWDPQTVYIELADCKICPSENVSIMPSQKVLAWYSAKTDDNPRRLSIDGRVSVGIERPDKMHMWESDDDSTDLTEVRRDLDSELLCVQVQHQHDDTNPKFNLELPLKVPKLGKRPGETISRGHKNYELMLNLQLGIRHSVGRPAPATSLDLKAAAFDPKEKIWTRFPTEGSKYTPPHQSCEFKWKDYCPVVFRALRKLFKVDPADYMISICGNGALRELSSPGKSGSFFYLTEDDRYMIKTMKKSEVKVFIRMLFAYYNHVRSFENTLVIKYYGLHCVKLTGPIQRKVRFIIMGNLLRSEYTIHRRFDLKGSSLGRITDKSESEIDSTTILKDLDLNFIFKLEKAWFEEFCWQIDRDCEFLEQERTMDYSLLVGIHFKEISANGEFVPCGRRSSSGNYENESTPPDMEEHFLDPKRWGTIKLGANMPAKVERTIRKPKSVFHLVGEQTGECYEVIMFFGIIDILQDYDITKRLEHAYKSIQYDPTSISAVDPKQYSKRFRDFIFKVFCEDT; encoded by the exons ATGAACAAAGAGCAAAGTGGTGTTCTGAAGGCATGGGAGGCCACCGTGCGCAAAACACATGCTGCCAAAAAGCGCGCAAACAGCATTTTCGGGACAATAACTATGGCAAATGCAACGGATGATgatcttgaaaataataatgataaaagtGATAATATATCCGGGGAGCCATACTTAGTAGAGAAAATTCTACCAAACGGGGATTATTATACCGGGCAGTGGTATGATAATTTTCCCGAGGGACAAGGGAAATATTTATGGACCGATGGTTGCATGTACTTAGGAGAGTGGCATAGGGGCAAAACTATGGGCAAAGGAAGGTTTAGTTGGCCATCCGGTGCTACTTATGAAGGGGAGTTCAAAAGTGGATATATTGATGGGATTGGTATATATACTGGACCTAGCGGCGATACATATAAGGGGCAATGGGTGATGAACTTTAAGCATGGTCATGGCATAAGGTTCTATCCGAATGGAGATTGGTATGATGGGGAATGGCGTCGTGGTTTGCAAGAAGGGCTTGGGAAATATCAATGGCAAAATGAAAACCATTATATAGGAGAGTGGAAGAATGGTATGATTTGTGGAACCGGTACTTTTGTATGGAGCAATGAGAATAAATATGACGGTCAGTGGGAAGATGGTATGCCAAAAGGAAATGGAACTTATTATTGGTCAGATGGAAGCTTTTATGTGGGTAATTGGAGTAAGGATCCGGATGAGCAAAATGGGACATACTATCCTTCAGAGTCCTCCCAGGCTGCAAATCTTGAATGGGATCCTCAAACTGTCTATATTGAGTTGGCTGATTGTAAGATTTGCCCAAGCGAAAATGTTTCGATTATGCCATCCCAAAAAGTATTGGCATGGTATTCAGCAAAGACTGATGATAATCCAAGGAGGTTGTCGATTGATGGGAGGGTAAGCGTAGGCATAGAAAGGCCAGATAAAATGCATATGTGGGAGAGTGATGATGATAGTACTGATTTAACGGAAGTGAGGAGAGATTTGGATTCTGAGTTATTATGTGTTCAAGTTCAACATCAACATGATGATACAAATCCTAAGTTTAACCTCGAATTACCATTGAAAGTGCCAAAACTGGGAAAAAGACCAGGTGAAACAATATCTAGAGGGCACAAGAACTATGAACTTATGCTCAATCTACAATTGGGAATCAG GCATTCTGTTGGAAGACCTGCTCCAGCAACGTCTCTTGATCTAAAGGCGGCAGCTTTTGATCCCAAAGAGAAAATTTGGACAAGATTTCCTACAGAAGGCAGCAAGTACACTCCACCGCATCAATCTTGTGAATTTAAATGGAAGGATTATTGTCCGGTAGTTTTTAG GGCTTTGAGGAAGTTGTTCAAGGTGGACCCTGCAGATTACATGATATCTATATGTGGAAATGGTGCACTAAGAGAACTATCTTCCCCCGGTAAAAGTGGGAGCTTTTTTTACTTGACAGAGGATGATCGATATATGATAAAAACAATGAAGAAGTCAGAAGTGAAA GTGTTTATAAGGATGCTTTTTGCATATTATAATCATGTTCGATCCTTTGAAAACACTTTGGTCATTAAATATTATGGGTTGCACTGCGTAAAGTTAACTGGGCCGATTCAAAGAAAG GTACGATTCATTATTATGGGAAACCTTTTACGTTCCGAGTATACAATTCATAGACGCTTTGATTTAAAAGGATCTTCTCTAGGACGCATAACAGATAAGTCTGAGTCTGAGATCGACAGTACTACAATACTTAAGGACCTTGATTTGAATTTCATATTCAAACTCGAAAAAGCTTGGTTTGAAGAGTTTTGCTG GCAAATAGATAGGGATTGTGAGTTTCTTGAACAGGAGAGGACCATGGACTACAGTCTTCTGGTGGGCATTCATTTTAAGGAAATATCAGCCAATGGAGAATTCGTTCCTTGCGGAAGGCGAAGTTCATCTg GAAATTATGAGAATGAATCAACTCCACCAGATATGGAGGAACATTTTCTAGATCCTAAAAG GTGGGGTACCATAAAGTTGGGTGCTAACATGCCAGCAAAAGTAGAAAGAACTATAAGAAAACCCAAATCGGTATTTCACCTTGTAGGAGAACAAACAGGGGAGTGTTATGAAGTCATAATGTTTTTTGGCATAATTGACATACTACAAGATTATGATATTACCAAGAGGCTTGAGCATGCATATAAATCCATTCAATATGACCCTACTTCTATATCAGCTGTGGATCCGAAGCAGTATTCTAAACGATTTcgagattttatatttaaagttttttgtgaagatacttaa